gcgaatggagaaaggagagaagggaaagaaagaagggagagaaaggaagcgatAGAcggaagcaggaagagaactCTCGCCGGAtagaaaaagagaacgacaGGGAGTCCCCGCACGCGGGGATCGACGAAGGGTGTGGTGTgtgccgctgtctccctcgaaGCTGTGTGGCTGTCCCTTGGCCCCAAACTGCGTtgacagacggcgaaggagcCCTTGTCACCGAGCCTGTCCTcccggcgtctctgcatctcttttGGCAGACACCACGAATTCTCAGCCGGATGTTTAATCGGTGGAAAGAGCGTCcaggcggaggcgcagcgtGTGAACGCTCTGAACATTGTCGTCGGCACTCCAGGCCGCGTTCTTCAGCACATGGAGGAGTCGCAGTTGTGGGAGGCGAGCGGCCTAAAGATTTTAGGTGAGGCTGCAACTTTGAACATCCGAAAAGACGCGACCAGCGGCATCTGCGCGCCACGGTTTTACGCCTCCATCCTGCATCCCATAATTCCCCCTCTGGTATCTGGTGTTCTCTATCTGGCCTCCATTTGTaccttcctttctctctcttccgtctctctttctctctccccttttttcccgctttctctctccctttttcttcccgctctctctcacATCCCCATGcattctctttgtctctttctccttctttccgcctggtgtcttccttccgcgttgtcgatctctctccttttttcacCGGTCACCTCCGGGTTGCAGAACGCTCTTTCCCCCCGAGCCTTCTTGCAATTGCTTGCGTTCGCGTGCTGTCCTGTGTTCCCCGCTTCCTTGCAGTGATTGACGAAGCAGATCGCCTAGTGGACATGGGATTCTTCGAAACCTCCCGGATGATCATCAGTCAGCTCCCGACTTCTCGCCagtctctgctcttctccgccACTCTCAAAAGCGCCGTCAAACgcctcgcggctctcgcaGCTTCGGTGCGTTTTGCCGGGTCACTTTTTAAAGTCAAATATCGCGCTATCTGCTGAAACGCCCACACCCCGCGGCCTCTAAAGGGAGACCGGTTTACTCGTTCACCGACACCAGACAGTCCGAGTCCCCTAAACGCGTTTCTACGTTTTGTGTTTTGCCGAAAACGGTCTTCGTttttccacgtcttctctgcgcgctCTGTGCCgcgctttcgcctccttccgcGCCCGCTGCTGTCCCTGCTCCAACGCACAGATCCCCCCTTTTGCAGTCTCTGCATTGGGGTCTGCTGAGCGCGATGCACAGCCGCGTCGCTTCCTATCAGCTCGCCTCCCCTTGTTCTGTTCCTatgcctcgcctctcgcctctcacctctcgcctctcgcctctcttggTGCCTGCGGCGTCACagggtgtctcttcgcgggCGTTGGCGGCTCGCCGCGCTGTCcctccgtctgtctctccgggcggcctcgcccctgCTGAACTTCTGCGTGCGCGTTTCGTTCTTCCCGCAGACGGATGCGGAGCGCATCTCGGTGGATCCCGGTGTGAGCGCGACTCCGGTGTCGCTACGCCAGAGCTACGTGGTGGTGCCTGCGCAGCACAAACTCAGCGCACTCTTTTCGTTCCTGCGGACTCACTCTTCGAAGAAGATCCTCGTCTTCGTATCCAGCTGCAAACAAACGCGCTTTCTGTACGAGGCGCTCCGGATCCTAAAGCCAGGTACGCCTCTTGTTTTCACCGAAAGAGATCTAGTGAAGGATGCGTCTCCCCCCGGCTGTCGCACTTCGGTTGGCCGGCGAGGGAGGCTGTCCCACTGCTCGCCCTCTGCTGTGGGGAGGAGGCTctgggaaacgaaaaggcggTCTGGTGTCTCCTCACCAACTACGGGGGGAGGTCTCGAAAACCGGGACCAGACCTCAAGCGGCGCTGTTCGTTGGGGGCTCCTGTGGTGCATGCGGACTCGCgtcgaaacagagaagccgTCCGGAGACCGGGAGACTCTCCATCTCGGTCCACATCGAGACACGCAGTGACAGCCTAGATGTGgacatgtatgtatatatatatatatatatatatatatataggtgtatcTGACTGAAGTTCGCGCAGGCCGAAAGGCCGTGGGTGTAAGCAGTCCTGTCGCTCGTCGTCCACCGTTCGTGTGGACTACGTGAAGTCGTCGGGTGTCTCCAGTTTAGGGTTACGAATTCCTCCATATGCGTTCCAAAGATGTGCCCGGTGTGTCTCGCTCACCCGCGTTTTTGCGTGTTGAGCCCCTGCGGCGTCCGCTCGCGTGTGGGTCGACTTGTCGCAAGTTCGCGCGTTGTCCTTCACGAGGCTTCGGCGATTCACAATATACTcaggaaaaaagcggagacCTGGGCGCGTCCCCGcactctcggcgtctctctcctcgctcctcttcccgaGTGTGGGCGCCGCGCCTGACTGTGTGGATGCGTGTTTGTAGGTGTGACGCTGATGTATCTGCACGGCCGGCAAAAGCAACAGAAGCGCTTGGAGGTTTTTCAGTCCTTCGTGGAGCGTTCAGGCGAGTGCTGCCTCATCAGCACGGATCTGGCCTCCCGAGGAATCGATTTCAcgcagctgtctctgttcaCGGCGAGCAAGCTGGGACCTACGGGCTTCTctggaaagagacgcgcgcgcgaggaagacgagcggacgcatgcagagcgacgcgcggcgGGCCAGAGAACGGGCAGCGCGCGAGGCCGACCCGACGACGCCGCTCGCGGAGTCGACTTCGTCGTACAGCTCGACTGCCCAGACAGCGTCGAGACGTACATCCACCGCGTAGGCCGAACGGCCAGGATGCAACGCAAGGGACAGGCTCTCCTCATGATCCTCCCCTCGGAAGTCCAGTTCGTTGACCGCCTCCGCGACAAAAAGGTACGGACACAACCCACAGACACCACCGACAACGAAGCCAaaatgcacacacatatatacacattatatatatgcatatatatatgcatgcgtgcgtgtCTGAGTATGTACGCCCATTTGAGTCCTATACGTAGATTTATGCGCACGCACATGCCTTTCGACTTGAGTTCGGATCAGGCAGACGCGGCGACGTCGAACAGGATGGGCAGGTGTCTAGATTccaggagcgaagaaggggacgGCCTGGAGGTAGCCTGCGACGCAACTACGCCGAGAGGGTGTCGAGCGGTGCACGTGTGCGTATGTCTCTTCTGCTTACTCAGTGGCTCTATTTGCTCGACAGATATTGTCTCACATCCGTCAACAGGTCTTCTGGTTTTTGCACATTCACAAGCACACCGTTAGTCGAACAGAGGCGTGAGAGGACCGAAGATCCTGGGACGAACCAGGCTTCCCATGCGCGCGATTTGAAatcgctcttccctttcgtgACGCGCCCCTCGACCTGTGACGTGCCGTGCGCGGGTTGGcctgcttcccttctttgATTCCTTTGGGAGtgcttttctcgtctcttcgctctcgtttAAACGCAAGCGGTGCGATGATGCTTCGCTTTCTGGAGTTGGGACGGCTGCTGCTCGCCTGGCGGCAACTCTCCCCTCATCCGGCCCTCCGGGCCTCTGTGTTCCTTTTTTAAAATCTCCGTTCCCTCACGGTCAAACATGCGTCCCAGATCGAGATGAAGCAGCTCTTCATGAATCCGAAGAAGGCGGTACGGGTTGAAAATAAGCTGCAGTCGATCCTTGCGCAAAAGTGAGTTACAAACTCCTGGGGGGTTCGTCCTCGCACACTTTACAACCGAGCCGCGCACATCCCCCCGTGTTTGTCCTTGTCCTCCCTCTGTCCCGCGGCCTAACGCTTtcctcatctctctctctagtgtcgtcctttctctcgtcttcttaGAACCCGTTCTGTCGCTCCGATCCCCCTCTCCCCCGTGTCCATAtacagtgtacatacaccccgtcagtgcggcttctctctcgccccggcGTTGTCTGCAGTTTGGCGCCACCGCCCGTGCGCCCTCCAAGGCTGCCTTGTCGATTCGcttgcgcgcctctctctctctgtgtctccgcctttGCACGCGTCTGGCTGCAGCACTGCTCTGAAGATCCTTGCGCAGCAGGCCCTGACGAGCTATCTCCGTTGCGTCGCGTTGATGCCGGATAagaccgtcttctctctccctacagagaagaaagcctTGACAGCGCTCGCGAACGCGTAcggtctctcgctgcctcccaATGTCACGCTTCTCGTggacgaaaaggcgaggccgcagaAGGGCGGAGAGGCTGAGtgcggcgagggagagagcagcgTGTCCACCGGCGGGGCAGTGGCTGTgacggagatgaagaaaaagaagaatctctcgaagctggagagactCAAGGTGAGTTGGGCTTCGCGCAAAGCTTCTTCGGTGTGAGAAGGTGCGAACGGCACaccgtccgtctctctcggtcgcCTGTGCAGTTTGCGCGTTCAATCCGAATGTGTCCGATGCTCTCCTCGTGTTTcacctctctgcttcctctggagcctgtcgcctcctccgtcggctctctctccgcagaTGAGCTCTCGGGGGGTTCTCTGCCGGGCGCCATGGAGCCTGTCAGTGCGTCGCGCTTTCTTGCTTGCGGCCGTGAAGCAACAAAGCGTGTCGGCGCCTCTCAGCCGCCCTGAAACGAGTAACTGAACAAAGTTTCGAGTTCACGGAAGGCTAaccaggcgaggcgcggcggccACGTGGAAAACGTGCTCTGTGAGCAGCGCTCTCGGCGTCGTGTGTTCCCTTTAACGCGAGTCGGGCCTCCTCTGGAGGACCAGGAATCGTCGTGCGCGTCGGCACGCTGAGACGCCTGTTCGGCGTCACATCTTGTCCACCGGCAGTCGTCACGTGCACAAATTGGGTACCTGGGAGCGCGCGCTGTTGTAGCTGAGACCTTGCGCAGAAGGGAGCGGAAGCAGCGCAGAAAAAAATGCTCGAATTTCTGCTGACTGTGCCGATGGCTGTCAGGAGAAAATCCGAcaaaagaaggcagagaaagaagcgcgacGCCAGACCCAGAGTctcgacacagagacgagagaggccggggagacggagactcTGGTGGAGGTGGAGAGTGCAGCGGAGATtaaggagaagaagggaagagcgaacgagaggagacgggagcggTTTGAAGAACCAAGCGAGGGAGGCCAAGACGACGACGCAGCGGGAAATCTTGACGACGACGGTCTGCTCGTTTTGAAGGACACGGAAACTGCAAATCTCGATGAAAAAGACAAGGGTCGCCTGCTTCATGAGCAACTCATGAGGAAACCAGGTAACGTTTCCACGTTCGTCGCGGGTGAACAGCGACTGAGACCGAGGGAcacagaaagcgacagcggaaacgacgcgtctctctcgatccATCGTGCACGCATCTAGACCAATGGTGGCCTGTTTTTGTGTCTGCATTTCTGCTCACATGTGCACAGTTTTTCGTGTGTAACGAGAGACGTTGATGTAGTCGGTGTCCTGTTCCCGCACGCGCTTCTCTATGCGTTGCGGGCCCTGTGTTGTGCGCGCGTCTGTAGAGAGGGCTTGGGCGGATTGGCAGCTGTGCAGTTCAGAGCTTTTCGATTGCGTCAGGTTTTCCTTATTTTTGGacttttgtttttctctttcggcaGGCTACCGGCGGGAGCAACTGCGTTTCCGAGCAGACGGAACGGCCAAAGTGAAAGGCCTggcggcggcgtctctgcagcaGAGCCACGTGTTTtttggagacgaagagggtgacga
This region of Neospora caninum Liverpool complete genome, chromosome VI genomic DNA includes:
- a CDS encoding putative DEAD/DEAH box helicase produces the protein MAKEKPRRGGGAASRGGKKRKEFQKAPCSGKLRQKEQQEIRELEDRICVEMPLPGLSWQPTLLHACLSSGSGSASDAHPEEKQPGSAEAPDAAAAAENPAGTPTLSRFFFSDLPLSQYTRRGLKDGGFHLLSSIQARAIPHALRGADILGEAKTGSGKTLCFVIPVLECLYRNCVSSIDGLAALILAPTRELAVQIFDVIKLVGRHHEFSAGCLIGGKSVQAEAQRVNALNIVVGTPGRVLQHMEESQLWEASGLKILVIDEADRLVDMGFFETSRMIISQLPTSRQSLLFSATLKSAVKRLAALAASTDAERISVDPGVSATPVSLRQSYVVVPAQHKLSALFSFLRTHSSKKILVFVSSCKQTRFLYEALRILKPGVTLMYLHGRQKQQKRLEVFQSFVERSGECCLISTDLASRGIDFTQLSLFTASKLGPTGFSGKRRAREEDERTHAERRAAGQRTGSARGRPDDAARGVDFVVQLDCPDSVETYIHRVGRTARMQRKGQALLMILPSEVQFVDRLRDKKIEMKQLFMNPKKAVRVENKLQSILAQNTALKILAQQALTSYLRCVALMPDKTVFSLPTEKKALTALANAYGLSLPPNVTLLVDEKARPQKGGEAECGEGESSVSTGGAVAVTEMKKKKNLSKLERLKEKIRQKKAEKEARRQTQSLDTETREAGETETLVEVESAAEIKEKKGRANERRRERFEEPSEGGQDDDAAGNLDDDGLLVLKDTETANLDEKDKGRLLHEQLMRKPGYRREQLRFRADGTAKVKGLAAASLQQSHVFFGDEEGDEEEERDSGDSGDKGDWGGDDEGEEGSGDLPSASGRAAFLQRMRKKVLAAQQGDKERHRQRIHELHTRQRQKARARRQAQAAEQGNAPQAVLDLRNSPWEEDEESAEEREGGEEEDAEQPGGRRVARRSSSPGASDEECEETRGEKRRKADRHETGVAGGGGSKRQRRDRVASQATDDGVPEEDLEALALQVLQGKAL